From Glycine max cultivar Williams 82 chromosome 11, Glycine_max_v4.0, whole genome shotgun sequence, the proteins below share one genomic window:
- the LOC100814316 gene encoding phosphatidate cytidylyltransferase 4, chloroplastic isoform X1: MAHPRLTNSLSSSSLRNLNPKPKLIPLCTCSCRPFSSQSLILHSHPLFLARPKPLLRFARRTGPPLVLAAVGQAEPELPQTSTPTVIPEDEEDLPSKSQLQGSQLRNRVVFGLGIGISVGGIVLTGGWVFVVALAAAVFTGAREYFELVRSRGITAGMTPPPRYVSRVCSVICALMPLFVMYRGHIDVSVTSAAFVLATALLLQRGSPRFAQLSSAIFGLFYCGYLPSFWVKLRCSLAAPALNTKIGATWPILLGGQAHWTVGLVVTLITISSVIAADTFAFLGGKAFGRTPLTSVSPKKTWEGTIIGFCGCIITSVVLSKIFSWPIPLSSAIGLGVLNFLGSVFGDLTESMIKRDAGVKDSGTLIPGHGGVLDRADSYLFTGALAYNFVKTFLPVYGV; the protein is encoded by the exons ATGGCTCACCCTCGACTCACTAACTCGCTCTCTTCTTCATCCCTTCGCAATCTCAATCCCAAACCCAAACTCATTCCTCTCTGCACTTGCTCATGCCGTCCCTTCTCTTCGCAATCcctaattctccattctcaccctcttttcCTCGCCAGACCCAAACCACTCCTCCGGTTCGCCCGCCGAACCGGACCGCCTCTCGTCCTCGCCGCTGTCGGCCAGGCCGAACCGGAACTTCCTCAAACCAGCACCCCCACGGTCATTCCCGAAGATGAA GAGGATTTGCCCTCAAAATCTCAACTGCAAGGTAGTCAGCTTAGGAACCGGGTTGTTTTTGGACTTGGCATTGGGATTAGTGTAGGAGGCATTGTTTTGACCGGTGGATGGGTCTTTGTGGTTGCCCTGGCTGCTGCTGTCTTTACTGGTGCACGAGAATATTTTGAATTGGTTCGGAGTCGTGGAATTACTGCAGGAATGACACCACCTCCACGCTATGTGTCACGAGTCTGCTCTGTCATTTGTGCCTTGATGCCATTGTTTGTCAT GTATCGTGGTCATATTGATGTTTCTGTGACTTCTGCTGCTTTTGTTTTGGCCACAGCATTACTCTTACAAAGAGGAAGTCCCCGTTTTGCACAGCTAAGTAGTGCCATATTTGGGTTATTTTATTGTGGATATCTTCCCTCTTTCTGGGTTAAACTTCGATGTAGTTTAGCAGCTCCAGCCTTGAATACAA AAATAGGAGCAACATGGCCTATACTCCTTGGTGGCCAAGCTCATTGGACAGTTGGTCTTGTGGTAACTTTGATTACCATAAGCAGCGTAATTGCAGCTGATACATTTGCATTTCTTGGTGGCAAG GCATTTGGTAGAACACCACTTACCAGCGTAAGTCCAAAGAAGACATGGGAGGGTACTATTATAGGCTTTTGTGGGTGTATAATTACTTCTGTTGTACTGTCAAAAATTTTCAGCTGGCCAATACCTTTATCAAG TGCAATAGGTCTTGGTGTTCTAAATTTCCTTGGGTCTGTTTTTGGTGATCTCACTGAATCAATGATTAAACGAGATGCGGGAGTGAAAGACTCTGGCACACTAATACCAGGCCATG GCGGAGTACTAGACAGAGCAGACAGTTATTTGTTCACGGGTGCTCTAGCATACAACTTTGTCAAAACCTTTTTACCAGTGTATGGAGTATGA
- the LOC100814316 gene encoding phosphatidate cytidylyltransferase 4, chloroplastic isoform X2 has product MAHPRLTNSLSSSSLRNLNPKPKLIPLCTCSCRPFSSQSLILHSHPLFLARPKPLLRFARRTGPPLVLAAVGQAEPELPQTSTPTVIPEDEEDLPSKSQLQGSQLRNRVVFGLGIGISVGGIVLTGGWVFVVALAAAVFTGAREYFELVRSRGITAGMTPPPRYVSRVCSVICALMPLFVMYRGHIDVSVTSAAFVLATALLLQRGSPRFAQLSSAIFGLFYCGYLPSFWVKLRCSLAAPALNTKIGATWPILLGGQAHWTVGLVVTLITISSVIAADTFAFLGGKAFGRTPLTSVSPKKTWEGTIIGFCGCIITSVVLSKIFSWPIPLSS; this is encoded by the exons ATGGCTCACCCTCGACTCACTAACTCGCTCTCTTCTTCATCCCTTCGCAATCTCAATCCCAAACCCAAACTCATTCCTCTCTGCACTTGCTCATGCCGTCCCTTCTCTTCGCAATCcctaattctccattctcaccctcttttcCTCGCCAGACCCAAACCACTCCTCCGGTTCGCCCGCCGAACCGGACCGCCTCTCGTCCTCGCCGCTGTCGGCCAGGCCGAACCGGAACTTCCTCAAACCAGCACCCCCACGGTCATTCCCGAAGATGAA GAGGATTTGCCCTCAAAATCTCAACTGCAAGGTAGTCAGCTTAGGAACCGGGTTGTTTTTGGACTTGGCATTGGGATTAGTGTAGGAGGCATTGTTTTGACCGGTGGATGGGTCTTTGTGGTTGCCCTGGCTGCTGCTGTCTTTACTGGTGCACGAGAATATTTTGAATTGGTTCGGAGTCGTGGAATTACTGCAGGAATGACACCACCTCCACGCTATGTGTCACGAGTCTGCTCTGTCATTTGTGCCTTGATGCCATTGTTTGTCAT GTATCGTGGTCATATTGATGTTTCTGTGACTTCTGCTGCTTTTGTTTTGGCCACAGCATTACTCTTACAAAGAGGAAGTCCCCGTTTTGCACAGCTAAGTAGTGCCATATTTGGGTTATTTTATTGTGGATATCTTCCCTCTTTCTGGGTTAAACTTCGATGTAGTTTAGCAGCTCCAGCCTTGAATACAA AAATAGGAGCAACATGGCCTATACTCCTTGGTGGCCAAGCTCATTGGACAGTTGGTCTTGTGGTAACTTTGATTACCATAAGCAGCGTAATTGCAGCTGATACATTTGCATTTCTTGGTGGCAAG GCATTTGGTAGAACACCACTTACCAGCGTAAGTCCAAAGAAGACATGGGAGGGTACTATTATAGGCTTTTGTGGGTGTATAATTACTTCTGTTGTACTGTCAAAAATTTTCAGCTGGCCAATACCTTTATCAAG TTAG
- the LOC100814847 gene encoding CBL-interacting serine/threonine-protein kinase 10: MESKPHVLMHRYELGRLLGQGTFGKVYYARSTITNHSVAIKVIDKDKVMKTGQAEQIKREISVMRLARHPNIIQLFEVLANKNKIYFVIECAKGGELFNKVAKGKLKEDVAHKYFKQLINAVDYCHSRGVYHRDIKPENILLDENGNLKVSDFGLSALVDSKRQDGLLHTPCGTPAYVAPEVIKRKGYDGTKADIWSCGIVLFVLLAGYLPFHDPNLIEMYRKISKAELKCPNWFPQEVCELLGMMLNPNPDTRIPISTIRENCWFKKGPNIKNKRPVVENSTVSSSSTVLSDQNDCDDIAAEANGESVVPLSINAFDIISRSVGFDLSRFFDESFKKKEARFSSRLPANVIISKLEDIAKQLRMKIKKKAAGLLKLESLNEGRKGVLSIDAEIFEVIPCFHMVEVKKSNGDTLEYQKILKEDIRPSLHDIVWVWQSDQQLQSQQSEQHQHTDDQQQQQPQS; the protein is encoded by the coding sequence ATGGAGAGTAAGCCACATGTCTTAATGCATAGATATGAGTTAGGAAGATTACTTGGCCAGGGAACCTTTGGAAAGGTTTACTATGCTAGGAGTACAATAACTAACCACAGTGTGGCTATTAAAGTGATTGACAAAGATAAGGTTATGAAAACTGGGCAAGCTGAACAAATCAAGCGTGAAATATCTGTTATGAGACTGGCCAGGCACCCCAATATTATACAGCTTTTCGAGGTTTTGGCTAACAAGAATAAGATTTACTTTGTTATAGAATGTGCTAAAGGTGGAGAGCTCTTCAACAAGGTGGCTAAAGGAAAACTCAAGGAAGATGTTGCACACAAGTATTTTAAGCAGCTAATCAATGCTGTAGACTATTGTCACAGTAGAGGTGTGTACCACCGAGACATTAAGCCCGAGAACATTCTATTGGATGAAAATGGGAATCTAAAGGTTTCTGACTTCGGTTTAAGCGCTCTCGTTGATTCCAAGAGGCAGGATGGCTTACTCCATACACCATGTGGCACACCTGCTTATGTTGCTCCTGAAGTCATCAAAAGGAAGGGATATGATGGTACCAAAGCTGATATATGGTCTTGTGGAATAGTTCTGTTTGTCTTGTTGGCAGGTTATCTCCCTTTTCACGACCCAAATTTGATAGAGATGTATAGGAAGATAAGCAAAGCAGAATTGAAATGTCCTAATTGGTTCCCACAAGAAGTATGTGAGCTGTTGGGCATGATGTTAAATCCAAATCCTGACACTAGGATTCCCATATCTACTATTAGGGAAAATTGTTGGTTTAAGaaaggaccaaatataaaaaacaaaagaccTGTAGTGGAAAATAGCACTGTCTCTTCTTCAAGTACAGTTCTTTCTGATCAAAATGACTGTGATGACATAGCAGCAGAAGCAAATGGGGAGTCAGTTGTGCCCTTAAGTATAAATGCCTTTGACATTATCTCCCGTTCTGTTGGTTTTGATCTTTCTCGATTCTTTGATGAAAGTTTTAAGAAAAAGGAAGCAAGATTTAGTTCAAGGTTACCAGCGAATGTCATCATCTCCAAGCTGGAAGACATTGCTAAGCAACTgaggatgaaaataaagaaaaaagctGCTGGTTTGTTGAAATTAGAGAGCCTCAATGAAGGTAGGAAGGGAGTTTTATCCATTGATGCTGAGATCTTCGAGGTTATACCTTGTTTCCATATGGTGGAGGTGAAAAAATCAAATGGAGATACATTGGAATATCAAAAGATATTGAAAGAGGATATTAGGCCTTCTCTTCATGATATTGTTTGGGTCTGGCAAAGTGACCAACAACTGCAATCACAACAGTCAGAGCAACATCAACATACAGATgaccagcagcaacaacaaccacAGTCATAA